Within the Arthrobacter sp. UKPF54-2 genome, the region GGTGCCCATGGTGGACAGCGTGTAGGGGATGCCGGCGGCCGCGGCGGCCTGCGATCCGGCGTACTCGCCTTCCGACTGCATCATCCGGGTGAAGCCGGTGGGCGCGATGCCCACGGGCAGCCGGGACGGCTTGCCCAGGATCTCGGTGCCGAGGTCCACGCTGGAGACGTCGCGCAGGATGCCGGGGCGGAACTCGATGTCCAGGAACGCCTCGCGGGCCCGGCGCAGCGTGATCTCCGCCTCGGCCGCCCCGTCCGTGTAATCAAAGGGCGCCTTGGGCGTGCGCCGCTTGGCCATGTCCCGGAGGTCCCAGATGGTGCTGGCCCGGCGCAGCCGCGCCTCGCGGCCGAACTCCGGCTTCTTGAACTGCATCAGCGGCGCGAGGTCGGCGTATTTCGGCACCCGGCGCCGGAGGGCGGCAGGCAGGCCAGTGCCCGGAGTCGCGCCGGCCACGCCGTTGTCGCGGGCCGCGCCGGCGTCGGCTGCGGCGTCCGTCCCGGCGGGCGCCGCAGGGCTTCTGGGGGTACCGGTCATGGTGGGTTGCGTCATTGCTTCCTCCGGGCGTCTCGATCCAACACTGTGGTCCAACCACACTGTAGGGGATGTGGTCCAACCACATCAAGTACTATGTGGCCATGCGTACGCACCAGGTCGTCCTGCAGTGGATCGAAGAGCAGCTCTCCAGCGGGCAACTGCGCGTGGGAGGAAGGCTTCCGGCGGAGCGGGCCCTGGCCGAGCAGCTGGGCGTCTCCCGCACCTCGGTCCGTGAGGCGATCCGGATCCTCGAAGCACTGGGCGTGGTCCGGGCGGGCGTGGGCTCCGGCCCCGACGCCGGCACCGTCGTGATCTCGGACCCGACGGCGGCCCTCGGCTCCGCGCTCCGGCTTCACGTGGCCACCGCGCACCTTCCCGTGGCGGACATTGTGCAGACGCGGGTGCTGCTCGAATCCTGGGCCGCTGCCCGGGCCCGGCCCGGGTCGCCCGCGCTCGCCGAGGCGGCAACGCTGTTGGAACAGATGGAGGGCTGCGAGGCCACGGAGGAGTTCCTGGCCCTCGATGTGCGGTTCCACCTGGCGCTGGCCGATGCCGCCGGCAACGCGGTGGTCAGCGCCATGATGGGCTCCCTGCGCGAGTCCATCCAGGACTATGCCGGACGCCTCACCGGGAACCTGCCCGACTGGGCCGCCACGGCGGCGCGGCTGCGGGAGGAACACCGGGGCATCCTGGCGGCCATCACCGGGCACGACGGCGCCGCCGCGGCCCGGCTCGTGGCCGAGCATATCGAGGGCTACTACGCCGAAGCCGGGCTGGGCGGCAGCGCCTGATCCGGCGGACGGTCCCGTCCCGGCCACTCCCGTCACGCCCGCAGCCGCGCCCGCGTCGGATTGTTACGGAACCGCTTTGCCCTCGGCCGGGGCCGGGGATAGGGTCATTGGCATGACTAACCGTTGGTATGCGTATTTTTCGTTGGCTCTGGAGGGGCCCGCGTCTAACTGACACGCATCCACACACCTTCAGAGCCAACAGGGCAGAGATCACTCTCTGCCCTTCGCCATTTCTCCGGCGGGTTCTGACCAGGGCCCGCTCCGCACCCCCGGAACAGGACCCGAACGATGAGCATCGAAACAGCCCCCGCCAGCCAGCAGTCCACCTCGAATTTGCGGGTCAGCGAATTCACGGCACTGCCCACCCCGCAGGACCTGATCGCGGAGTTCCCGCTGGACGCGCGGGGATCGGACGTCGTCGGGCGCGGCCGGGACGAGGTCCGCGCGATCCTGGACGGCGTTGACGACCGTTTGCTGGTGATTGTCGGCCCGTGCTCCATCCACGATCCGAAGGCCGGCCTGGAATACGCCCGGCGCCTGGTCAGCCAGGCCGAACGGCACCGCGAGGACCTGCTGATCGTGATGCGGACGTACTTCGAGAAGCCGCGCACCACGGTGGGCTGGAAGGGCCTGATCAACGACCCCCGGCTCGACGGCAGCCACGACATCGCCGCCGGCCTGCGCGCCGCCCGCCAGTTCCTGCGCCAGGTCACCGCCCTGGGGCTGCCCACCGCCACGGAATTCCTCGAACCGATCAGCCCGCAGTACATGGCCGACCTCGTGGCCTGGGGCGCCATCGGTGCCCGGACCACGGAAAGCCAGATCCACCGCCAGCTCGCCTCCGGTCTCTCCATGCCGATCGGCTTCAAGAACGGGACCGACGGCGGCCTGCAGGTGGCGCTGGACGCCTGCAGCGCCGCGGGCGCTGCCCAGGCGTTCCTGGGGATTGACGACGAGGGGCGGGCCGCCCTGGTCAGCACCGCCGGCAACCCCGACACGCACATCA harbors:
- a CDS encoding FadR/GntR family transcriptional regulator — protein: MRTHQVVLQWIEEQLSSGQLRVGGRLPAERALAEQLGVSRTSVREAIRILEALGVVRAGVGSGPDAGTVVISDPTAALGSALRLHVATAHLPVADIVQTRVLLESWAAARARPGSPALAEAATLLEQMEGCEATEEFLALDVRFHLALADAAGNAVVSAMMGSLRESIQDYAGRLTGNLPDWAATAARLREEHRGILAAITGHDGAAAARLVAEHIEGYYAEAGLGGSA
- a CDS encoding 3-deoxy-7-phosphoheptulonate synthase; protein product: MSIETAPASQQSTSNLRVSEFTALPTPQDLIAEFPLDARGSDVVGRGRDEVRAILDGVDDRLLVIVGPCSIHDPKAGLEYARRLVSQAERHREDLLIVMRTYFEKPRTTVGWKGLINDPRLDGSHDIAAGLRAARQFLRQVTALGLPTATEFLEPISPQYMADLVAWGAIGARTTESQIHRQLASGLSMPIGFKNGTDGGLQVALDACSAAGAAQAFLGIDDEGRAALVSTAGNPDTHIILRGGSDGPNFAAADVEAASARLAARQLNPRLIVDASHANSGKNHHRQAEVALEIGAQLEHGGGSASAIAGVMLESFLVGGAQALDVAEHAAGTDELVYGQSVTDACMDWDVTAAVLGQLAASARTRRTRR